DNA from Triticum aestivum cultivar Chinese Spring chromosome 7D, IWGSC CS RefSeq v2.1, whole genome shotgun sequence:
AGTCACTGCTCACTGCTGCTAGTGCCCTGCAAGTTCCGGCAATATTCAGCACGGCGCTTCCGTCTCCGCCCCGGTGACTTGCTAGCTCGTCGACGGTCCTTGCTGCGCCATGGAGGAAACCCCGCTGCCACTGCCACTGCCATTGGTACCTCGCGTCAGGCTCGGCACCCAGGGCCTGGAGGTGATTTCTCCCTTGCCCTCTCCACCGATTAACTATCCTCTCTTCTTGTTGGGCACCGAATCTAACTAACGACCCAACGACGAGGCTAGCAGCTGTCTAAGCTGGGGTTCGGGTGCATGGGCCTGACGGGCTCCTACAACGCCCCGCTCGGCGACGACGCCGGCGCCGCCATCGTCGCACACGCCTTCCGCCGCGGCGTCACCTTCTTCGACACCTCCGACTTCTACGGCCCCCACACCAACGAGACGCTCCTCGGCAAGGTGTGCTCTGTCCACTGATTTACCTCCTTTGCAGTGCAGACTAATCAAGCGTGTGTCTGTCTTTGTGCACCACAGGCGCTGAAGCAGCTGCCGAGGGAGCAGGTGCAGGTGGCTACCAAGTTCGGGATCCAGCAGTACGCGTACGACGAGGGCACGGGCACCGTCTGCGGCCGGCCGGAGTACGTGCGCGCCTGCTGCGAGGCCAGCCTGCGCCGCCTCGGCGTCGACTACATCGACCTCTACTACCAGCACCGGGTCGACACCACCACCCCCATCGAGGACACGGTCTCCTCTCTCCTCATCAGTCCCTTCATCCTGTTAATAACTGTGTATACAATGCATGAGTGTTTTCACTGGTGCGGTTGCTCACTGTAATTCCTGTGCTGAGACGTGCTTCTTCTGCAGATCGGGGAGCTCAAGAAGCTGGTGGAGGAGGGGAAGGTCAGGTACATTGGGCTGTCGGAGGCGAGCCCCGACACCATCAGGCGTGCTCACGCCGTGCACCCGGTCTCCGCGGTGCAGATGGAGTGGTCTCTCTGGGCTCGTGACATCGAGCCCGAGATTGTGCCGCTCTGCAGGTTTATTTTCTGCATTGCAAATTATACATACTTGTGAGATCACCATGCATAATGGGCAGTCCAAAGTGATTCTTCTGCTTTTATCTATGGACACCAGGGAACTGGGGATTGGAATTGTTCCTTACAGCCCGATCGGCCGCGGGTTCTTCGGCGGAAGAGGAGTCACGGAGCAAGTGTCTGATGAATCCAATCTGGTACCGAGACAGTCAAATGCTTCATTTGCAGCAGTCAGTTCTTTTCAGTTACATAGGCTTTGCTGTATCTTTCTCACAGAAAAGGCACCCACGGTTTTCAGCAGAAAACCTGGAGAAGAACAAGCATCTCTATCTGAAAATGGAAGAACTAGCCA
Protein-coding regions in this window:
- the LOC123168703 gene encoding probable aldo-keto reductase 1, producing the protein MEETPLPLPLPLVPRVRLGTQGLELSKLGFGCMGLTGSYNAPLGDDAGAAIVAHAFRRGVTFFDTSDFYGPHTNETLLGKALKQLPREQVQVATKFGIQQYAYDEGTGTVCGRPEYVRACCEASLRRLGVDYIDLYYQHRVDTTTPIEDTIGELKKLVEEGKVRYIGLSEASPDTIRRAHAVHPVSAVQMEWSLWARDIEPEIVPLCRELGIGIVPYSPIGRGFFGGRGVTEQVSDESNLKRHPRFSAENLEKNKHLYLKMEELARKHQCSPAQLALAWVLHQGDDVVPIPGTTKIKNLDSNIDSLKIKLTEDDLKEISSQIREEDVAGGRSYTSLAHTNWNHADTPKK